In Candidatus Gastranaerophilales bacterium, a single genomic region encodes these proteins:
- the ppdK gene encoding pyruvate, phosphate dikinase, with amino-acid sequence MTQKRVWLFKEGDATMRNLLGGKGANLAEMTNLGLPVPPGLTITTETCMDYINHGNKMPVGLMDEVKKALKDVEEKAGKKFGDSKNPLLVSVRSGARVSMPGMMETILNLGLNDETVEAMVQLTNNPRFCYDSYRRFLTMFGSVAWEMDRQKYFESEVEKVKEKEGVSSDTDISAEGWKSLIPIYKKVIKDVTGKDFPQDPYVQLEEAVEAVFRSWNIPRAIAYRNMNKIDHNYGTAVNVQTMVFGNMGDDCATGVSFTRNPATGENKFYGEYLTNAQGEDVVAGIRTPKPIAELETEMPELYKQYVDIAKKLELGYKDVQDMEFTIERGKLWILQTRNGKRTATAAVRIAVEMKEEGIISKERAIELVDPYSVNQILLPCFNQKALASAKRIAQGVNASPGAAVGKIVFDTEEAAERGANGEKVILVRIETCPDDIHGMAVSQGVLTLRGGATSHAAVVAKGMGKPCVAGCEDMKIDLEKETLTGQDGTVYKKDDVISLDGGSGIVMAGAVELTDAKIDENFTKFFNWVDETKRLVVRANADTPADVAKALELGAKGVGLCRTEHMFMDPDRLPWVQKMIIADTPEARKEALDKLLPMQYNDFYKMFKALGELSMTIRLLDPPLHEFLPSKEELIATVATKKALKQDYKADEEMLEIVENLAESNPMMGLRGCRLGLTYPEINEMQVRAIFSAACDLKKEGLNVKPEIMIPLVGHVNELKEARNVLERVAREVMVEKGVDVEYMFGTMIEIPRAALTADQIAEYAEFFSFGTNDLTQMTFGYSRDDAEGKFLKRYVDQKILPSNPFQTLDQEGVGQLMKLALDKALPVRPNLKRGICGEHGGDPESVKFCERIGLNYVSCSPFRVPQARLAAAQAVIECKKNKELCAK; translated from the coding sequence ATGACACAAAAACGAGTATGGTTATTTAAAGAAGGCGACGCTACAATGCGTAATCTCCTAGGTGGTAAAGGTGCTAACCTTGCAGAAATGACAAACCTTGGTTTGCCTGTGCCTCCAGGATTAACTATTACAACAGAAACTTGTATGGATTATATTAATCACGGTAATAAAATGCCTGTTGGATTGATGGATGAAGTCAAAAAGGCTTTAAAAGATGTTGAAGAAAAAGCCGGTAAAAAATTCGGCGATTCTAAAAATCCTTTGTTAGTTTCAGTTCGTTCAGGTGCAAGAGTTTCAATGCCCGGTATGATGGAAACTATTTTGAACTTAGGTTTGAATGATGAAACTGTTGAGGCTATGGTTCAATTAACAAATAATCCGAGATTTTGCTATGATTCATATCGCCGTTTCTTAACGATGTTCGGTTCTGTCGCTTGGGAAATGGATAGACAAAAATATTTTGAATCCGAAGTAGAAAAAGTTAAAGAAAAAGAAGGCGTATCTTCTGATACTGATATTTCAGCAGAAGGTTGGAAGTCTTTAATCCCTATTTATAAAAAAGTTATTAAAGATGTAACAGGAAAAGACTTTCCTCAAGATCCTTATGTTCAATTAGAAGAAGCTGTTGAGGCAGTATTCAGATCTTGGAATATTCCAAGAGCAATCGCATACAGAAACATGAACAAAATTGACCACAACTACGGTACAGCAGTTAACGTTCAAACAATGGTATTCGGTAATATGGGTGATGATTGTGCGACAGGCGTTTCATTCACTCGTAACCCTGCTACAGGTGAAAATAAATTCTACGGTGAATATTTGACAAATGCTCAAGGTGAAGACGTTGTTGCCGGTATCAGAACGCCAAAGCCTATTGCAGAACTTGAAACAGAAATGCCTGAATTATACAAACAATATGTTGATATTGCGAAAAAATTAGAATTAGGCTACAAAGATGTTCAAGATATGGAATTCACAATTGAACGTGGAAAATTATGGATTCTTCAAACTCGTAACGGTAAGAGAACTGCTACTGCTGCAGTAAGAATTGCAGTTGAAATGAAAGAAGAAGGCATTATCTCTAAAGAACGTGCAATCGAACTTGTTGACCCATATTCAGTAAATCAAATTTTACTTCCTTGCTTTAATCAAAAAGCTTTAGCTTCTGCTAAAAGAATTGCTCAAGGTGTAAACGCTTCTCCTGGAGCTGCTGTAGGTAAAATCGTATTTGATACAGAAGAAGCTGCTGAACGTGGTGCAAACGGCGAAAAAGTTATCTTGGTAAGAATTGAAACTTGTCCTGATGATATTCACGGAATGGCTGTTTCTCAAGGTGTTTTGACACTTAGAGGCGGAGCTACTTCTCACGCTGCAGTTGTTGCAAAAGGTATGGGTAAACCATGTGTTGCCGGCTGTGAAGATATGAAAATTGACCTTGAAAAAGAAACTTTGACAGGTCAAGATGGTACTGTTTACAAAAAAGATGATGTTATTTCTCTTGATGGTGGTTCCGGTATCGTTATGGCTGGTGCTGTAGAACTTACAGATGCTAAAATCGATGAAAACTTTACAAAGTTCTTCAATTGGGTTGATGAAACAAAAAGATTGGTTGTAAGAGCTAATGCTGATACTCCTGCTGATGTTGCAAAAGCATTAGAATTGGGAGCTAAAGGTGTTGGACTTTGCAGAACTGAACACATGTTTATGGATCCTGACAGACTTCCTTGGGTTCAAAAAATGATTATTGCAGATACTCCTGAGGCAAGAAAAGAAGCTTTAGACAAATTGCTTCCTATGCAATACAATGATTTCTATAAAATGTTCAAGGCATTGGGTGAATTGTCAATGACAATCAGATTGTTAGACCCACCGCTTCATGAATTCTTACCTTCAAAAGAAGAATTGATTGCGACTGTGGCTACTAAAAAAGCTTTGAAACAAGATTATAAAGCAGATGAAGAAATGCTTGAAATCGTTGAAAATCTTGCAGAATCTAACCCAATGATGGGATTGAGAGGTTGTAGATTAGGTTTGACTTATCCTGAAATCAATGAAATGCAAGTCAGAGCTATTTTCTCTGCAGCTTGTGATTTGAAAAAAGAAGGCTTGAATGTAAAACCTGAAATCATGATTCCATTGGTTGGTCATGTTAATGAGCTCAAAGAAGCAAGAAATGTACTTGAACGTGTTGCTCGTGAAGTTATGGTTGAAAAGGGCGTAGATGTTGAATATATGTTCGGTACAATGATTGAAATTCCACGTGCGGCATTAACTGCAGACCAAATCGCTGAATATGCTGAATTCTTCTCATTTGGTACAAATGACTTGACTCAAATGACATTTGGTTATTCTCGTGATGATGCGGAGGGTAAATTCTTGAAGAGATACGTCGACCAAAAAATTCTTCCATCAAATCCATTCCAAACACTTGACCAAGAAGGCGTTGGGCAATTGATGAAGTTGGCTCTTGATAAGGCTCTTCCAGTTAGACCAAATCTAAAACGTGGTATTTGTGGTGAACACGGTGGCGACCCTGAATCAGTTAAATTCTGTGAAAGAATCGGTTTAAACTATGTTTCTTGTTCACCGTTCAGAGTTCCTCAAGCAAGACTTGCGGCTGCTCAAGCTGTCATTGAATGCAAAAAGAACAAAGAACTTTGTGCTAAATAA
- a CDS encoding prepilin-type N-terminal cleavage/methylation domain-containing protein codes for MKKAFTLAEVLITLVIIGVIAAMTIPSLLNNTNKEETKTAVKKAYTTLSQAVSLAQTKNGSINNLEQILAEMNISSTESCSSNTACKSMLNGVTDFINSNNDEDNQTTSEEVAEDLESMGWNKAVIGADGMTYLFIEGLFFVDVNGERKPNKMTTDIEDLKDEYAFFIRGNSANLRVFPVGPAACLMFGEDSDICKGTMPSQGGSNPNCQYGTNPDGSCSPG; via the coding sequence ATGAAAAAAGCATTCACTTTGGCCGAAGTATTAATTACACTCGTAATCATTGGCGTAATAGCGGCAATGACAATACCGTCTTTACTGAATAATACTAATAAAGAAGAAACTAAAACTGCGGTAAAAAAAGCATATACCACCTTATCTCAAGCAGTATCTCTGGCTCAAACAAAAAATGGCTCAATAAACAACCTTGAACAAATACTTGCGGAAATGAATATATCTTCAACAGAATCCTGTAGTAGTAATACAGCCTGTAAATCAATGTTAAACGGTGTTACTGATTTTATTAATAGTAATAATGATGAAGATAATCAAACAACTAGCGAGGAGGTTGCCGAAGATCTTGAAAGCATGGGATGGAATAAAGCAGTAATTGGTGCCGATGGAATGACATATTTATTTATAGAGGGCCTTTTCTTCGTTGATGTCAATGGAGAAAGGAAACCAAATAAAATGACAACTGATATTGAAGACTTAAAAGATGAATATGCTTTTTTTATAAGAGGTAACAGTGCAAATCTACGTGTTTTTCCCGTAGGTCCTGCCGCATGCCTGATGTTCGGGGAAGACTCTGATATCTGCAAAGGAACTATGCCTAGCCAAGGAGGTAGCAACCCAAATTGCCAATATGGAACAAATCCTGATGGTTCATGCAGTCCAGGCTAA
- a CDS encoding endonuclease MutS2, giving the protein MEKSYKTLEFDKVLEYLSEFAISDSGKTHCLNAEVYSDINVIREQILLTTQAAQLVNSGFPLPLEAIKNIESHLKDAKKHLRLSEEEILDVADILRNSRLVKNYLDKFSTEFAELSQLKNDLYPNKELEDKIFETFDANLKVKETASQELKRCYSSYRDTQSNIKTTISSLLASSTFTNNLQDTVYTQRDGRTVFQVKAECKNKVTGIVHDVSASNQTFFIEPKELISHNNKLRELEAKIHIEIERILKALSDEIACNYDGILNSFNKLSEIDFIFARAKYAIKTNSAPPNIVDDKKIILKSMKNPVLMHITDKITENNFKLEKENNCLIITGSNTGGKTVTLKTVGLCVLMAKAGLHIPCISGEIYPFQKIYADIGDDQSIVQSLSTFSSHMTNIVNIVNNSDEETLILLDEIAAGTDPAEGSSLAQSILEHIQKQGSFCIVTTHYGELKSLAYLKNGFKNASVEFDLKTLSPTYKLLIGIPGASNAIAIAQNLGIKSTIAEDARKIYFTQKDPSAKVLEELQSTQQQLSESAKSVQENEKDLKNLKGELEVKLDDIKKNKKKNIDIYKKKYETSIHKARNEIKEILKEIREEKSEKIARRSFARLAQLETGIRKKFREDEDLETYITPDWTKVKIGDKLMIKDLNQEAELISLPDKNKNVTIQMGLIKTIVKQDKLAIYDKRLVKTPIKKKNLQKTSFHISRYDLSQTLDLRGFKCEEALDEVEAYLDKASLANLTPVYIIHGHGTGALKQVIRDYLDSSPYVAKYRAGEQAEGGDGVSVVDIN; this is encoded by the coding sequence ATGGAAAAATCATATAAAACATTAGAATTTGATAAAGTATTAGAATACTTGAGCGAATTTGCAATATCTGACTCTGGTAAGACGCATTGTCTAAATGCTGAAGTTTATAGTGATATTAATGTAATCAGAGAACAAATTTTGCTTACAACACAAGCCGCTCAACTTGTTAATTCGGGTTTTCCACTCCCTCTAGAGGCTATTAAAAATATCGAATCACACTTAAAAGACGCTAAAAAACATCTTCGACTTTCAGAAGAAGAAATATTAGACGTTGCAGATATTTTAAGAAATTCCAGACTGGTTAAAAATTATCTTGATAAATTTTCTACAGAATTCGCCGAACTATCTCAACTAAAAAACGATTTATACCCAAATAAAGAACTAGAAGATAAAATTTTTGAAACATTTGACGCAAATTTAAAAGTAAAAGAAACAGCTTCACAAGAGCTAAAACGCTGTTATAGCTCATATAGAGATACTCAAAGCAACATCAAAACAACAATATCTTCACTTTTAGCAAGCTCAACTTTCACAAATAATCTCCAAGATACGGTCTACACACAACGTGACGGAAGGACCGTTTTCCAAGTCAAGGCAGAATGCAAAAACAAAGTCACAGGTATTGTTCACGATGTATCAGCAAGCAACCAAACTTTTTTTATCGAACCAAAAGAACTTATTTCCCACAACAACAAACTCAGGGAACTTGAAGCCAAAATCCATATAGAAATCGAGCGGATTTTGAAAGCATTATCAGATGAAATAGCTTGCAACTACGACGGAATTCTAAACTCATTTAACAAACTATCGGAAATAGATTTCATTTTTGCAAGGGCAAAATACGCAATAAAAACGAACTCCGCACCCCCAAACATAGTCGATGATAAAAAAATAATATTAAAGTCAATGAAAAACCCCGTGCTTATGCACATAACAGACAAAATTACAGAAAATAACTTTAAACTGGAAAAAGAAAATAACTGTCTTATAATAACAGGTTCTAACACAGGCGGAAAAACCGTAACCCTAAAGACAGTAGGGCTATGCGTACTAATGGCAAAAGCAGGGCTACATATACCCTGTATAAGTGGCGAAATATACCCGTTCCAAAAAATATATGCCGATATCGGCGACGACCAAAGCATTGTACAAAGCCTTTCAACATTTTCATCTCACATGACAAATATCGTGAATATCGTCAACAACTCAGATGAAGAAACCCTCATCTTACTTGATGAAATAGCTGCAGGGACAGACCCGGCAGAAGGCTCATCTTTGGCTCAATCAATCCTTGAACACATACAAAAGCAAGGCTCCTTTTGCATTGTCACAACCCACTATGGAGAATTGAAATCACTCGCTTATTTAAAAAACGGATTTAAAAATGCAAGTGTTGAATTTGACCTAAAAACACTATCTCCAACCTATAAATTATTAATAGGTATCCCGGGAGCCAGTAACGCTATTGCAATAGCTCAAAACCTCGGCATAAAATCAACAATTGCGGAAGACGCAAGAAAAATATATTTTACCCAAAAAGACCCTTCTGCTAAAGTCCTAGAAGAACTTCAATCAACTCAGCAACAACTCTCTGAATCTGCAAAATCAGTTCAAGAAAATGAAAAAGACCTAAAAAATCTAAAAGGTGAACTTGAAGTAAAACTTGACGATATAAAGAAAAACAAAAAAAAGAATATTGACATTTATAAGAAAAAATACGAAACCTCTATCCATAAGGCTCGCAACGAGATAAAAGAAATTCTTAAAGAAATAAGAGAAGAAAAATCAGAAAAAATTGCAAGAAGAAGCTTTGCCCGTTTGGCACAACTTGAAACCGGCATAAGAAAAAAATTCAGAGAAGATGAAGATTTAGAAACCTATATTACTCCCGACTGGACAAAAGTAAAAATCGGCGACAAATTAATGATAAAAGACCTTAACCAAGAAGCAGAATTAATTTCACTCCCGGATAAAAACAAAAACGTAACAATTCAAATGGGGCTAATAAAAACAATTGTAAAGCAAGATAAACTGGCAATATATGACAAAAGACTTGTCAAAACTCCTATAAAGAAAAAGAACTTACAAAAAACAAGTTTTCATATTAGCCGTTATGACCTATCGCAAACACTCGACCTTAGAGGTTTCAAATGCGAAGAAGCACTTGATGAAGTTGAAGCTTACTTAGATAAAGCAAGTCTTGCAAACCTTACGCCTGTCTACATTATTCATGGGCATGGAACAGGTGCACTAAAACAAGTAATCAGAGATTACTTAGACTCATCACCCTACGTTGCAAAATATAGAGCAGGAGAACAAGCTGAGGGCGGCGACGGCGTCAGCGTTGTGGATATAAACTAA
- a CDS encoding Hsp20/alpha crystallin family protein, which produces MEENFNNEHEHKKECHTPTCWLKYLVITLAAFFGAFLAVYFVADNTMHRYMYPQLPPTMPDRQIQQAINQQERMMRDITDFSMPINPFAQNPVQVESMKDGDAYKIIIDLKPFNNNPNNIKLNINENSVKISGNSDTKKHHREKDISFMQNFSLPQKINVHDVTKEIKHNKYIITLPIED; this is translated from the coding sequence ATGGAAGAAAATTTCAATAACGAACACGAACACAAAAAAGAATGCCACACACCGACTTGCTGGCTAAAATATTTAGTAATAACGCTCGCTGCATTTTTTGGAGCATTTTTGGCTGTTTATTTTGTTGCCGACAACACAATGCATCGTTACATGTATCCACAATTACCACCAACTATGCCGGATAGACAAATTCAACAAGCTATAAACCAACAAGAACGAATGATGCGTGACATAACAGATTTTTCTATGCCGATTAACCCCTTCGCACAAAATCCTGTTCAAGTAGAATCTATGAAAGACGGCGATGCTTACAAAATCATAATCGACCTGAAACCATTCAATAACAATCCAAACAATATAAAATTAAATATTAATGAAAATTCTGTCAAAATATCAGGAAATTCTGACACAAAAAAACATCATAGAGAAAAAGATATTTCTTTTATGCAAAACTTTTCTCTCCCACAAAAAATTAATGTACACGACGTAACAAAAGAAATAAAACATAACAAATATATTATTACTCTTCCGATTGAAGACTAA
- a CDS encoding deoxyribodipyrimidine photo-lyase, whose amino-acid sequence MLAKKYQILNFLGNIDTEKKVNRDRIQKLNNIPIKSGVIIYVMQRESRYKDNDALLFAQELALEISAPILVINFSDINEGISSRQFDFCKEGLIDLKNGLDAYNIGFFNLVSNKNDLVDIVKRLDAGAVITDFSPLIEANKTINYLCKNLDYPIFEVDGHNVLPAKIISDKQEYSAASFRVKVNRNITHYLNEYKNLIVHPFDFKPDIDFDFYSQKSPTIIKTPSISKIKGGSHNAQATLQYFIEQNLCQYDEYRNFPQKESTSGLSPFLHFGHIAPRRVALEIIKANSLKINKEAFLEELIVRQELADNFCLYANSYKDFSSIPNWAALSLNKHKDDFRPYIYKQNEFEEAKTHETLWNNIQKSLLSEGKIHPYLRMYWAKKILEWSKTPQDALETAIYLNDKYSLDGKDSNGYTGILWSIGGLHDRPWQERDIFGKIRFMSGERLKQKLAL is encoded by the coding sequence GTGCTTGCTAAAAAATACCAAATTTTGAATTTTCTCGGCAATATTGATACCGAAAAAAAAGTCAATAGAGATAGAATTCAAAAGCTTAATAACATTCCTATAAAATCAGGCGTTATCATTTATGTCATGCAGCGTGAATCTAGGTATAAAGACAATGACGCACTGCTTTTCGCTCAAGAGTTAGCTCTTGAGATTTCTGCACCGATATTAGTTATAAATTTTTCAGATATTAATGAGGGGATTTCATCAAGACAATTTGATTTTTGCAAAGAAGGACTTATTGATTTAAAAAACGGCTTAGATGCTTATAACATAGGTTTTTTTAATTTAGTATCGAATAAAAATGACTTGGTTGATATCGTTAAAAGACTTGACGCAGGAGCTGTAATCACGGATTTTTCACCGTTAATTGAAGCAAATAAAACCATCAATTATCTCTGTAAAAACCTTGATTACCCAATATTTGAAGTTGATGGACACAATGTGCTTCCTGCAAAAATAATTTCTGATAAACAAGAATATTCCGCAGCATCTTTTAGAGTAAAAGTAAATAGAAATATTACTCATTATTTGAATGAATATAAAAATTTGATTGTCCATCCTTTTGATTTCAAACCCGATATCGATTTCGATTTTTATAGCCAAAAATCACCCACCATCATAAAGACCCCGTCTATTAGCAAAATAAAAGGTGGAAGCCACAATGCTCAAGCGACCCTACAATATTTTATAGAGCAAAATCTATGTCAGTATGATGAATATAGAAATTTTCCACAGAAAGAGTCGACCTCTGGATTATCTCCATTTTTGCATTTTGGGCACATTGCTCCACGGCGAGTTGCTCTTGAAATAATCAAAGCAAATTCTTTGAAAATTAACAAAGAAGCTTTTTTAGAAGAATTGATTGTGCGTCAGGAATTGGCAGACAATTTCTGCTTATATGCAAATTCTTACAAAGATTTTTCTTCAATTCCAAACTGGGCTGCACTCTCACTAAATAAACATAAAGACGATTTTAGACCTTACATATACAAACAAAATGAATTTGAAGAAGCTAAAACACACGAAACTCTTTGGAATAACATACAAAAATCATTATTATCAGAGGGGAAAATTCATCCATATTTAAGAATGTATTGGGCAAAAAAAATTCTCGAATGGAGCAAAACTCCTCAAGATGCCCTTGAAACAGCGATATACCTGAATGACAAATATTCTCTCGACGGTAAAGACTCAAATGGTTATACTGGAATACTATGGTCTATTGGAGGTTTACACGACAGACCATGGCAAGAAAGAGATATTTTCGGAAAAATCAGATTCATGAGCGGCGAAAGATTGAAACAAAAACTTGCACTATAA
- a CDS encoding DUF378 domain-containing protein produces the protein MNILKETAYILAILGALNWGLIAGFNFDMVIFMFGKGTQMTQAVYFTFAIGAIVSAVMTVSCNIGNKRAC, from the coding sequence ATGAATATTTTAAAGGAAACAGCTTATATTCTGGCAATCTTGGGAGCTCTAAACTGGGGACTGATAGCGGGCTTCAATTTCGACATGGTTATATTTATGTTCGGCAAAGGTACTCAAATGACGCAAGCTGTGTATTTTACTTTCGCAATAGGAGCAATAGTATCTGCCGTTATGACCGTCAGTTGTAACATAGGGAACAAACGTGCTTGCTAA
- a CDS encoding LysM domain-containing protein, which yields MKNSTLNRSTLSPEKMHVLAELRAAQRKQAQDGTPGIYKRPSKQKELDILWQSFKLNQKEEKSPGIYLLAGFIAGALCMFLMTAALSISADNSDNLSNDSIATPKVEKRLVKKQKASKLAIVPPDKPAEETAVASSSEQYTVQNGDTLESIIIRFYGKYDPSKVEKIKHANGLANPNAISIGQKLTIPMD from the coding sequence ATGAAAAACTCAACACTAAATAGGTCTACACTATCTCCCGAGAAAATGCATGTTTTGGCGGAATTGAGAGCAGCTCAACGTAAACAAGCTCAAGACGGTACTCCGGGAATATATAAAAGACCAAGTAAACAAAAAGAATTAGATATACTTTGGCAAAGTTTTAAGTTAAATCAAAAAGAAGAAAAGTCACCGGGTATTTATCTTTTAGCAGGCTTTATTGCAGGTGCTTTATGTATGTTTCTCATGACAGCAGCTCTTAGTATCAGTGCTGACAATTCTGACAATTTGTCTAATGATTCTATTGCAACTCCAAAAGTTGAAAAAAGACTTGTTAAAAAACAAAAAGCTTCTAAATTAGCTATTGTTCCACCTGATAAACCAGCTGAAGAAACTGCTGTGGCTTCTTCAAGTGAACAATATACGGTTCAAAACGGTGATACTTTGGAAAGTATTATCATTAGATTCTATGGTAAATATGACCCGTCAAAGGTTGAAAAAATTAAACACGCAAATGGATTAGCTAATCCAAATGCTATTTCAATTGGTCAAAAGTTAACTATTCCAATGGATTAA
- the rsmD gene encoding 16S rRNA (guanine(966)-N(2))-methyltransferase RsmD produces the protein MQITGGFLNSRKIKTEEYENIKPTLSKTRQGLFNALSGLIEFDQSSFLDMFAGSGIMSFEAISRGFSPVYTFEKDRKTALLIKDNFKSLKLTDNLFFGDSIKLLKKINKSYDVIFIDPPYNSDLYQKSLKTISENDCLNLDGIIILEHPSTKAIDPDGYTLIKEKQYADKMLSFLKK, from the coding sequence ATGCAAATTACAGGTGGATTTTTAAATTCAAGAAAAATAAAGACCGAAGAATATGAAAACATAAAACCGACTCTTTCTAAAACAAGGCAAGGTCTTTTCAACGCCTTGTCAGGACTTATAGAATTTGACCAATCAAGCTTTTTGGATATGTTTGCAGGCAGCGGCATCATGTCTTTTGAAGCAATTTCAAGAGGATTCTCTCCTGTTTATACCTTTGAAAAAGATAGAAAAACAGCATTATTAATAAAAGATAATTTTAAGTCGCTAAAACTTACCGATAATTTATTTTTTGGCGATTCCATCAAATTGTTAAAAAAAATAAACAAATCCTACGACGTTATATTTATCGATCCTCCTTATAATTCAGATTTATATCAAAAATCCTTAAAAACAATAAGCGAAAATGATTGCCTCAATCTTGACGGCATAATCATCCTTGAGCACCCGTCAACTAAAGCTATAGACCCTGATGGCTATACGCTAATAAAAGAAAAACAATACGCAGACAAGATGCTTTCTTTTTTAAAAAAATAA
- a CDS encoding Nif3-like dinuclear metal center hexameric protein encodes MAKTGDIIKSIEDFAPLDTAQEWDNSGWQINLKNTLTKRVMLALTLTPDVLNQAIISHCDLIITHHPIIFNPLKKIVDPLLTKTIKNNIQVYSAHTNLDIAKGGITDYLATKLGFRATKTNNDFIKKFDLPKEEKLETIIKLIKSNLNLEHIKLINPSKKQTIKSIALCSGAGGSFISDLNDSKIDLYITGDIKYHEALNADNLVIIDIGHFESERIVIDIFKKILKNVDIEIFEANEKNIWQIL; translated from the coding sequence ATGGCTAAAACAGGTGACATTATAAAATCTATTGAGGATTTTGCCCCTCTTGATACAGCACAAGAATGGGATAACAGCGGATGGCAAATTAATCTTAAAAATACTCTCACAAAACGTGTTATGCTGGCACTAACCCTTACTCCTGATGTCTTAAATCAAGCAATTATAAGCCATTGCGACCTCATAATAACTCATCACCCGATTATTTTTAATCCTCTGAAAAAGATTGTTGACCCATTGCTCACAAAAACTATTAAAAACAACATACAAGTATATTCCGCACATACAAATTTAGATATTGCAAAAGGCGGAATTACGGACTATTTAGCCACAAAATTAGGATTTAGAGCAACCAAAACCAACAATGATTTCATTAAAAAATTCGACCTTCCAAAAGAAGAAAAATTGGAAACAATAATTAAACTTATAAAATCAAACTTAAATCTTGAACATATAAAATTGATTAATCCATCGAAAAAGCAAACCATAAAATCAATCGCTTTGTGTAGCGGAGCCGGCGGAAGCTTTATTTCTGACCTAAATGATAGTAAAATAGATTTGTATATCACGGGTGACATAAAATACCACGAGGCTCTTAACGCTGATAACCTTGTAATTATTGACATTGGTCACTTCGAAAGCGAACGTATTGTAATTGACATTTTCAAAAAAATACTCAAAAATGTTGATATAGAAATATTTGAGGCAAATGAAAAAAATATTTGGCAAATTTTATAA